The following proteins are co-located in the Desulfonatronum thiodismutans genome:
- a CDS encoding enoyl-ACP reductase FabI gives MLVSGKKALIFGVANDRSIAYAIAKIFKNQGASIALNYVNDAIYKRVEPINRELGGDFIFPCDVTNDAEIASAAQIVAEKWGGVDILVHSVAFANRDDLAGRYVDTSRAGFALALDVSCYSLVTLCKAFEPQMSEGGSVMALSYYGAEKVIPNYNVMGVAKAALEASVRYLSVDMGARGVRVNAISSGPLKTLASSGISGMKQIFKHVEDRAPLKRNVTQEDAAGLALFLASDFSTCITGETIYVDAGYNIMGM, from the coding sequence ATGCTCGTATCCGGAAAAAAGGCACTGATCTTTGGCGTGGCCAACGATCGTAGCATCGCCTATGCCATCGCCAAGATCTTCAAAAATCAGGGCGCGTCCATTGCCCTGAACTACGTCAACGACGCCATTTACAAACGGGTTGAGCCGATCAACAGGGAGTTGGGAGGAGACTTCATTTTTCCCTGCGACGTGACCAATGATGCGGAAATCGCCTCCGCGGCCCAGATTGTCGCCGAGAAATGGGGCGGCGTGGACATCCTGGTCCATTCCGTGGCCTTCGCCAACCGGGACGACCTGGCCGGACGCTACGTGGACACCTCCCGCGCTGGCTTTGCCCTGGCCCTGGACGTGTCCTGCTACTCCCTGGTGACCCTATGCAAGGCCTTCGAACCCCAGATGTCCGAGGGCGGATCGGTCATGGCGCTCAGCTACTACGGCGCGGAAAAGGTCATCCCGAACTACAACGTCATGGGCGTGGCCAAGGCGGCCCTGGAGGCCAGCGTGCGCTATCTGTCCGTGGACATGGGCGCGCGAGGCGTCCGGGTCAATGCCATCAGTTCCGGCCCACTGAAGACCCTGGCCTCCTCAGGCATCTCCGGAATGAAGCAGATCTTCAAGCACGTCGAGGACCGCGCTCCCCTGAAGCGCAACGTGACCCAGGAAGACGCCGCCGGCCTGGCCCTGTTCCTGGCCTCGGATTTTTCCACCTGCATCACTGGAGAAACCATCTACGTGGACGCCGGCTACAACATCATGGGCATGTAA
- a CDS encoding monovalent cation/H+ antiporter subunit D family protein, which produces MHEIVTYTSSVPFLAVLVSLAAVPLIYASSNRPNMREFWTLAAAFIKFPLVLSLLPGVMAGEVAEFTIVQISASPDIALKLRADGVGMLFAVVASGLWILTSFYSIGYMRGANEKKQTRYFASFAVCLSATIGIAFSANLLTFLIFYEILSLATYPLVIHKENQEAMRSGRQYLLYAMSAGVVLIAGIGITYSIAGTLDFKPGGIFGGIVLDPVLIKVAFILFIAGVGVKAGIMPLQSWLPAAMVAPTPVSALLHAVAVVKAGVFGVIRVVGFIFGPEVMHEFSLNLILATFSGATVILASLIALNQDDLKRRLAYSTVGHLSYIVLGVALLTPEGFTGGLLHLSNHATTKICLFFCAGAIYVNLHKTKISQLDGIGRVMPWTMGAFTIGALGLAGVPPINAFVSKWFLCQGAMAADQTIILGIFLLSGLLNAAYFFPIVQRAFFRPGGKDLEKHGEASPFMVVPICIVATLSVLLGLQPNLFLNLYDLAAGISQSVFQLPAVFIASGVWP; this is translated from the coding sequence ATGCACGAAATCGTCACCTATACGTCCTCGGTTCCCTTTCTGGCGGTCCTGGTTTCCCTGGCAGCGGTCCCGCTGATCTACGCCAGCAGCAACCGTCCGAACATGCGCGAGTTCTGGACCCTGGCCGCGGCGTTCATCAAGTTCCCGTTGGTTCTGTCCCTGCTGCCCGGCGTCATGGCCGGGGAAGTGGCGGAATTCACCATCGTCCAGATCTCGGCTTCTCCGGACATCGCCCTGAAACTGCGGGCCGACGGCGTGGGCATGCTCTTCGCCGTGGTCGCCTCGGGCTTGTGGATTCTGACCTCATTCTACTCCATCGGCTACATGCGCGGAGCCAATGAGAAAAAGCAGACCCGCTACTTTGCCAGCTTCGCGGTCTGCCTCTCGGCCACCATCGGCATCGCCTTTTCGGCCAACCTGCTCACCTTTTTGATCTTCTACGAAATTCTGTCCCTGGCCACCTACCCCCTGGTCATCCACAAGGAGAACCAGGAGGCCATGCGCTCCGGCCGACAGTACCTGCTCTACGCCATGTCCGCGGGCGTTGTGCTCATCGCGGGCATCGGGATCACCTATTCCATCGCCGGCACGCTGGACTTCAAACCCGGCGGGATCTTCGGCGGGATTGTGCTTGATCCCGTGCTGATCAAGGTTGCCTTCATCCTGTTCATCGCCGGGGTGGGCGTGAAGGCCGGCATCATGCCGCTCCAGAGCTGGCTGCCCGCGGCCATGGTCGCTCCGACGCCGGTCTCCGCCCTGCTCCATGCGGTGGCCGTGGTCAAGGCCGGGGTCTTCGGCGTGATCCGTGTCGTGGGGTTCATTTTCGGTCCCGAAGTTATGCACGAGTTCAGCCTGAACCTGATCCTGGCCACCTTCTCAGGGGCCACGGTGATCCTGGCCTCCCTGATCGCCCTGAACCAGGACGACTTGAAGCGCCGACTGGCCTACTCCACGGTAGGGCATCTATCCTACATCGTTCTCGGCGTGGCCCTGCTCACCCCAGAAGGATTCACCGGCGGGCTGCTGCACCTCTCCAACCACGCCACGACCAAGATCTGCCTCTTTTTCTGCGCCGGGGCGATCTACGTCAATCTGCATAAGACCAAGATATCCCAGTTGGACGGCATCGGCAGGGTGATGCCCTGGACCATGGGGGCCTTCACCATCGGCGCCCTGGGCCTGGCTGGGGTTCCGCCCATCAACGCCTTTGTCAGTAAATGGTTCCTCTGCCAGGGGGCCATGGCCGCGGACCAGACCATCATCCTGGGCATCTTCCTGCTCAGCGGTCTGCTCAACGCCGCCTACTTCTTCCCCATCGTCCAGCGGGCCTTTTTCCGCCCCGGCGGCAAGGATCTGGAAAAACACGGTGAGGCTTCGCCCTTCATGGTCGTGCCCATTTGCATCGTGGCCACGTTGTCCGTCCTGCTGGGCCTGCAACCCAATCTGTTCCTCAACCTGTATGACCTGGCCGCCGGGATCTCGCAAAGCGTCTTCCAGCTGCCCGCGGTCTTCATCGCTTCGGGAGTCTGGCCATGA
- a CDS encoding cation:proton antiporter subunit C: MLEFIQGYYAYIFLATAFTIGLYGMMVKHNLMKKVLGMSIVAATTIMFWIVGAYKEGAGVTVLDPRYGVENPELYLNPLPHTLMLTAIVVAVVTLGVALALLIGIYREFKTLDEPTLLERMK; the protein is encoded by the coding sequence ATGCTCGAATTCATCCAAGGCTATTATGCCTACATCTTTCTGGCCACGGCGTTCACCATCGGCCTTTACGGTATGATGGTAAAACACAACCTGATGAAAAAGGTTTTGGGGATGTCCATTGTCGCGGCCACTACGATCATGTTCTGGATCGTAGGTGCCTATAAGGAAGGGGCGGGGGTCACGGTCCTGGATCCGCGTTACGGCGTGGAGAATCCGGAGCTCTACCTCAACCCCCTGCCGCACACCCTGATGCTCACCGCCATCGTCGTGGCCGTAGTTACTCTGGGCGTGGCCCTGGCCTTGCTCATCGGCATCTACCGGGAATTCAAAACCCTTGATGAACCAACTCTCCTGGAGCGGATGAAATGA
- a CDS encoding complex I subunit 5 family protein, giving the protein MISSQAPVLIPITFLFAAMLIPLVGSMHRAAAHLTAVLGSALALYFSVVGMQATLAQGRISYHIAGWMPPIGIEFVLDPLSAFICALLCGITFIVMVFGKRSVEYEIPQKEIAFYSLSMLLLGGLAGMVMTGDLFNLYVFLEIGALAGYALVAIGDKRAVVSAFRYLVMGTVGATFYLLGVALIFISTGTLNMADIAQLMPLVHDSPAVIVGLVLIVLGTALKMALFPMHAWLPDAYTHASTTATALIAPIGTKVSAYVLFRVLFFVVDPDHLRTELLNLLQVIGYLGAAGIIWGSIMAICQSELKRMLAYSSVAQVGYIAVGIALASPLGFIGAILHALNHAVMKCCLFLVSGNMRLRLGHSSIPQMTNGLRKSMPWTSAAFTLAAISMIGLPPTAGFFGKWYLALGAIEQSHWIFLTALLISTILNVAYFFRVMERMYLKPQEPGGVDYSEQTVVRNEAPASMLIPTIFLAISLLVLGFANAWIVSNLIVPMIPGWL; this is encoded by the coding sequence ATGATCAGCTCCCAAGCTCCCGTCCTCATCCCGATCACGTTCCTCTTCGCGGCCATGCTCATCCCCCTGGTGGGGTCGATGCATCGCGCCGCCGCGCACTTGACCGCGGTTCTGGGATCGGCCTTGGCCCTGTATTTCTCCGTGGTCGGCATGCAGGCCACCCTGGCCCAGGGTCGGATCAGCTACCACATTGCCGGTTGGATGCCCCCCATCGGGATCGAATTCGTCCTGGATCCGCTCTCCGCCTTTATCTGCGCCCTGCTTTGCGGCATCACCTTCATCGTGATGGTCTTCGGCAAACGCAGCGTGGAATACGAAATCCCCCAGAAAGAGATCGCCTTCTACAGTCTGTCCATGCTCCTCTTGGGCGGCTTGGCCGGGATGGTGATGACCGGCGACCTCTTCAACCTCTACGTTTTCCTGGAAATCGGAGCCCTGGCCGGCTACGCCCTGGTCGCCATCGGCGACAAGCGGGCCGTAGTTTCGGCCTTCCGCTATCTGGTCATGGGCACCGTGGGCGCGACCTTCTACCTGTTGGGAGTGGCTCTGATTTTCATCAGCACCGGCACCCTGAACATGGCGGATATCGCCCAGTTGATGCCCCTGGTCCACGATTCCCCGGCAGTGATCGTCGGTCTGGTGCTCATTGTCCTGGGCACGGCACTGAAGATGGCCCTGTTTCCGATGCACGCCTGGCTGCCCGACGCCTACACCCACGCTTCCACCACGGCCACGGCCCTGATCGCGCCCATCGGCACCAAGGTTTCCGCCTATGTCCTGTTCCGGGTCCTGTTCTTCGTGGTTGACCCGGACCACCTGCGCACCGAGCTGTTGAATCTTCTTCAAGTCATCGGATACCTGGGCGCGGCGGGCATCATCTGGGGCTCGATCATGGCCATCTGCCAGTCGGAGCTGAAGCGGATGCTGGCCTACAGCAGCGTGGCCCAGGTCGGCTACATCGCGGTGGGCATCGCCTTGGCCTCACCCCTGGGATTCATCGGCGCCATTCTCCACGCCCTGAACCATGCCGTGATGAAGTGCTGCCTCTTTTTGGTCAGCGGCAACATGCGCCTGCGTCTCGGCCACAGCTCCATCCCCCAGATGACCAACGGCCTGCGCAAGTCCATGCCCTGGACGTCCGCGGCTTTTACCCTGGCCGCCATCTCCATGATCGGCCTGCCGCCCACGGCCGGCTTCTTCGGAAAATGGTATCTGGCCCTGGGCGCCATCGAGCAGTCGCACTGGATTTTCCTCACGGCCCTGCTGATCAGCACCATTCTCAACGTCGCCTACTTTTTCCGGGTGATGGAGCGGATGTACCTCAAACCGCAGGAACCCGGCGGCGTGGACTACAGCGAGCAGACCGTCGTTCGCAACGAAGCCCCGGCGTCCATGCTTATCCCGACCATCTTTCTGGCCATCAGTCTCCTGGTGCTCGGCTTCGCCAACGCCTGGATCGTCTCCAACCTCATCGTGCCCATGATCCCCGGCTGGCTCTAA
- a CDS encoding CopG family antitoxin, translated as MQKKGGIMTKSKYDPIPDEFKSIEEAATFWDTHSLADYEDLQQDTDFKVHLKSEKNYFAIDRELSDNIDNIAHIKGILPETLVNLWIQEKIIENQNALTHC; from the coding sequence ATGCAAAAGAAAGGAGGAATTATGACAAAAAGTAAATACGATCCAATACCAGATGAGTTCAAGTCCATTGAAGAAGCTGCAACTTTTTGGGATACGCACAGTTTGGCAGATTACGAAGATCTACAGCAAGATACTGATTTCAAAGTCCATCTCAAGTCAGAAAAAAACTACTTCGCGATTGACAGAGAATTGTCCGATAATATTGACAATATTGCTCACATTAAAGGCATTTTGCCAGAAACACTTGTCAATCTTTGGATTCAAGAAAAAATCATCGAAAATCAAAATGCTCTGACGCACTGCTGA
- a CDS encoding BrnT family toxin, protein MFIESFIWYRDIIDKLMWKHGVTRLEVEEVFQNKPKFKMIEKGKIKNENIYSARGQSESGRFLSVIFIYKRTKEALIVTAREMDAKERRNYDKK, encoded by the coding sequence ATGTTTATAGAAAGTTTTATTTGGTATAGAGATATCATTGACAAACTTATGTGGAAGCATGGTGTGACCCGTTTAGAAGTAGAAGAGGTTTTCCAAAATAAACCAAAATTTAAAATGATTGAAAAAGGTAAAATCAAAAACGAAAATATTTATTCAGCGCGTGGCCAGTCAGAATCTGGACGATTTTTGTCTGTTATTTTCATTTACAAACGTACCAAAGAAGCACTCATTGTTACTGCACGAGAAATGGATGCAAAAGAAAGGAGGAATTATGACAAAAAGTAA
- the hisD gene encoding histidinol dehydrogenase → MPCRELRYSSRDDWRALNDWLKGRWSPDISMEQRVRDILTQIREQGDEALVDYTRRFDCPDFQADMIRVPEADLSAALASIPSEDVAILKAAIGNVRSFHEQQVQRSWFQTKPDGTILGQMVRPVERVGLYVPGGQGGTTPLISSLIMNAVPAQVAGVDAVAAVSPPRADGSLDAYILATAALLGITEVYRLGSAWAVAALAFGTRTVPAVDVIAGPGNIYVTTAKRLLVGQVGIDMIAGPSEIAILADASANPDWLAADMLSQAEHDPLAASILVSDSPTLLDNVKVALSRQLAELPRSETAAQSLADWGALILVPDIRVGAELINLLAPEHLELCVDDPWRLLGLIRNAGAVFMGHHCPEPIGDYFAGPNHVLPTMGTARFTSGLSVDNFIKKSNIIATSCAYVAEHGPAVARLANLEGLDAHARSVTCRRA, encoded by the coding sequence TTGCCGTGCCGTGAACTGCGTTATTCGTCCAGGGACGATTGGCGGGCCTTGAATGATTGGCTCAAGGGACGCTGGAGTCCGGATATCTCCATGGAACAACGGGTTCGGGACATCTTGACCCAGATCCGGGAACAAGGGGATGAGGCTCTGGTCGACTACACCCGCCGCTTCGACTGCCCCGACTTTCAGGCGGACATGATCCGCGTTCCAGAGGCCGATCTGTCCGCGGCTCTGGCTTCCATTCCTTCGGAGGACGTTGCCATCCTGAAAGCCGCCATTGGCAACGTGCGGAGTTTCCACGAGCAGCAGGTCCAGCGCTCCTGGTTTCAGACCAAGCCGGACGGGACCATCCTCGGCCAGATGGTTCGTCCCGTGGAGCGGGTGGGGCTGTATGTTCCCGGCGGCCAGGGCGGGACCACTCCCCTGATTTCAAGCCTGATCATGAACGCCGTTCCGGCCCAGGTGGCCGGGGTGGACGCCGTGGCCGCGGTTTCCCCGCCCCGGGCCGATGGGAGCCTGGACGCCTACATTCTGGCCACAGCTGCCCTGCTGGGCATCACCGAGGTCTACCGCCTGGGTAGCGCCTGGGCCGTAGCCGCGTTAGCCTTCGGCACCCGGACCGTACCGGCGGTGGACGTCATTGCCGGGCCGGGCAACATCTACGTGACCACGGCCAAACGGTTGCTGGTGGGCCAGGTGGGCATCGACATGATCGCCGGGCCCAGCGAGATCGCCATCCTGGCCGACGCTTCCGCCAATCCCGATTGGCTGGCCGCGGACATGCTCTCCCAGGCTGAACATGACCCTCTGGCCGCCTCCATCCTCGTCTCCGACAGCCCGACGCTCCTGGACAACGTCAAGGTCGCGCTCTCCAGACAATTGGCGGAACTCCCGCGCTCGGAAACCGCCGCGCAATCTCTGGCCGACTGGGGCGCCCTGATCCTCGTGCCCGACATTCGTGTCGGCGCGGAGTTAATAAACCTCCTGGCTCCGGAACACCTGGAACTGTGCGTGGACGATCCCTGGCGGCTTCTGGGGCTGATCCGCAACGCCGGGGCCGTGTTCATGGGCCACCACTGTCCGGAACCCATCGGCGACTACTTCGCCGGACCGAATCATGTCCTGCCCACCATGGGCACGGCTCGCTTCACTTCCGGCCTTTCCGTGGACAACTTCATCAAGAAATCCAACATCATCGCCACTTCGTGCGCGTATGTCGCCGAACACGGCCCGGCCGTGGCTCGACTGGCTAACCTGGAAGGGCTGGACGCCCATGCCCGCTCGGTGACATGCCGCCGAGCTTGA
- a CDS encoding MnhB domain-containing protein — protein sequence MSTSNKELCSKEAAMMAPTESPIIHLASRGISPVILLIGLYVFFHGHYSPGGGFQGGVLLAAAILLLRLSLGTSLSQPIMPSWITLRLSALGALIFAGIGLVAILFGGNFLDYHYLPMPWLDPAYLRYYGILMIEVGVTITVMTTLVAIYDDLLGC from the coding sequence ATGAGCACCAGCAATAAGGAGTTGTGCAGCAAGGAAGCCGCAATGATGGCACCCACGGAGAGCCCCATCATCCACTTGGCCAGTCGCGGCATTTCCCCGGTCATCCTGCTCATCGGCCTGTATGTCTTTTTTCACGGTCACTACAGTCCTGGCGGCGGCTTCCAAGGCGGCGTACTTCTGGCCGCGGCGATTTTGTTGCTGCGCTTAAGCCTGGGCACCTCTCTCTCCCAGCCGATTATGCCCTCCTGGATCACCCTGCGGCTCAGCGCCCTCGGGGCGTTGATATTTGCCGGGATCGGGCTTGTGGCCATTCTCTTCGGCGGCAACTTCCTGGATTATCACTACCTGCCCATGCCGTGGCTTGATCCGGCCTACCTCCGCTACTACGGCATCCTGATGATCGAGGTGGGCGTAACCATAACCGTCATGACAACGCTGGTCGCCATCTACGACGACCTGCTGGGATGTTGA
- a CDS encoding phosphoribosylaminoimidazolesuccinocarboxamide synthase produces MKILTQSSLPDVKLLSRGKVRDIYEVSADTLLIVTTDRMSAFDVVLPDPIPYKGVVLNKITLFWMDRMSAVVSNHLLAADIADFPKALHPYADQLEGRSVLVRKAAPLPVECIVRGYITGSGWKDYQDTGMVCGHRLPGGLQESQELIPPLFTPSTKAEVGEHDENISVAKAAELLGQERFAAVERISLDIYSQAREYAKGLGLIIADTKFEFGLVGDELLLIDEVLTPDSSRFWPQEGYAPGRSQPSFDKQYLRDWLTKSGWNKKTPGPNLPPDVVEQTRDRYLDAYAMLTGQRLELP; encoded by the coding sequence ATGAAAATACTGACCCAATCCTCCCTGCCCGACGTCAAGCTGCTCTCCCGCGGCAAGGTTCGAGACATCTACGAAGTCTCCGCGGACACCCTGCTCATCGTGACCACGGACCGAATGTCCGCCTTTGACGTGGTCCTGCCCGACCCGATCCCCTACAAGGGCGTGGTCTTGAACAAGATCACCCTGTTCTGGATGGACCGGATGAGCGCCGTCGTTTCCAACCATCTTCTGGCCGCCGATATCGCCGATTTTCCCAAGGCGCTGCATCCTTATGCCGACCAACTGGAAGGCCGGTCCGTGCTGGTTCGCAAGGCGGCCCCGTTGCCGGTGGAGTGTATCGTGCGCGGCTACATAACGGGCTCCGGCTGGAAGGACTACCAGGACACCGGCATGGTCTGCGGACACCGGCTTCCCGGGGGGCTCCAGGAATCCCAGGAACTGATCCCACCGCTGTTCACCCCGTCCACCAAGGCGGAAGTGGGCGAGCACGACGAGAACATCTCCGTGGCCAAGGCCGCGGAACTCCTGGGACAGGAGCGGTTCGCCGCGGTGGAGCGCATTTCCCTGGACATCTACTCCCAGGCTCGGGAATACGCCAAAGGCCTGGGCCTGATCATCGCGGACACCAAGTTCGAGTTCGGTCTCGTGGGCGACGAACTGCTGCTCATCGACGAGGTTCTGACCCCGGACTCCTCCCGGTTCTGGCCTCAGGAAGGCTATGCCCCGGGCCGCTCCCAGCCCAGCTTTGACAAACAGTACCTGCGGGACTGGCTGACCAAAAGTGGGTGGAACAAGAAGACACCCGGCCCGAACCTGCCCCCGGACGTCGTGGAGCAGACCCGAGACCGCTACCTGGACGCCTACGCCATGCTCACCGGCCAACGCCTGGAACTTCCCTGA
- a CDS encoding Na(+)/H(+) antiporter subunit D, translated as MPIELPPVLVMWLGLIILPLLPKNARPAAFLAFPIAALILILTIPLGTVVTMPFAHYELVVLQVTQLSRVFGIIFALIAFFCGVYALHMRETGQQAAALLYAGGALGVTFCGDFFTLLVCWEIMAAGSTYLIWARRTKSSQQAGMRYLLYHLFGGSLLLAGIIVHAQTTGSLLLPENGFAPGESLAAWLMFFGVMINAAMVPLHAWLPDAYPKATITGACVLSAFTTKVAVYVAIVLFPGWPILMIMGVAMALWGVSYAFLANDIREILSYHIISQVGYMIAAVGIGTELALNGAAAFAFSNILYKTLMFMATGAVLYAAGTSKLSELGALASRMKWVLVLYMVGALSISGFPLFMGFISKTMIITAAGESSAYAVKFLLIFASVGTFLSVGIKLPYYTWFHEEKTHHAQLRPIPTGMFAAMTGVAVLCVIYGVFPGLLYAELPYFTDFTPFAIPLLVETTQILIFTFLGFWLVRAKLTPKDKISLDVDWFYRRLAPYLRRVFIGWVNVFFDTAERLSFRFADFVSFLSSDPMHVLRTLQRPLRDFDADADRPPLSTPITLTLLVTVAVAAWSLWR; from the coding sequence ATGCCCATTGAACTGCCTCCGGTTCTCGTCATGTGGCTGGGGCTGATCATCCTGCCCCTGTTGCCCAAGAACGCCCGTCCCGCGGCTTTTCTGGCCTTTCCCATCGCCGCGCTGATCCTCATTCTGACCATCCCCCTGGGGACCGTGGTCACCATGCCCTTCGCCCACTACGAGTTGGTGGTCCTCCAGGTCACCCAGCTCAGTCGGGTCTTCGGGATCATCTTCGCCCTGATCGCCTTTTTCTGCGGGGTGTACGCCCTGCACATGCGCGAAACCGGGCAACAGGCCGCTGCCCTGCTGTACGCCGGCGGCGCCCTGGGCGTGACCTTTTGCGGCGACTTCTTCACCCTGCTGGTCTGCTGGGAGATCATGGCCGCCGGTTCCACCTATCTGATCTGGGCGCGACGCACCAAGTCCTCCCAACAGGCCGGCATGCGCTACCTGCTGTACCACCTGTTCGGCGGCAGTCTCCTGCTCGCGGGCATCATCGTTCACGCCCAGACCACCGGCTCGCTCCTGCTGCCGGAGAACGGCTTCGCTCCCGGTGAGTCCCTGGCCGCCTGGCTGATGTTCTTCGGCGTGATGATCAACGCGGCCATGGTCCCCCTGCATGCCTGGCTGCCGGACGCCTATCCCAAGGCGACCATCACCGGAGCCTGCGTGCTCAGCGCCTTCACCACCAAGGTGGCGGTCTACGTGGCCATCGTCCTCTTTCCCGGCTGGCCGATCCTGATGATCATGGGCGTGGCCATGGCCCTCTGGGGCGTGAGTTACGCGTTTCTGGCCAACGATATTCGGGAGATCCTCTCCTACCACATCATCAGTCAGGTCGGGTACATGATCGCCGCCGTGGGCATCGGCACGGAACTGGCCCTGAACGGGGCCGCCGCCTTCGCTTTCAGCAATATCCTCTACAAGACCCTGATGTTCATGGCCACGGGCGCGGTGCTCTACGCTGCCGGAACCAGCAAGCTCAGCGAGCTGGGTGCCCTGGCGTCGCGGATGAAGTGGGTGCTGGTCCTGTATATGGTAGGGGCCCTGTCCATTTCCGGCTTTCCGCTGTTCATGGGCTTCATCAGCAAGACCATGATCATCACCGCGGCCGGGGAAAGCTCCGCCTACGCCGTGAAGTTCCTGCTCATCTTCGCTTCCGTGGGCACGTTTCTCTCCGTCGGCATCAAGCTGCCCTACTATACGTGGTTCCATGAAGAGAAAACGCACCACGCCCAGCTGCGGCCCATCCCCACGGGCATGTTCGCGGCCATGACCGGCGTGGCCGTGCTCTGCGTGATCTACGGCGTCTTTCCCGGGCTGCTGTATGCCGAACTGCCCTACTTCACGGACTTCACCCCGTTCGCCATCCCCTTGCTGGTGGAAACCACCCAGATTCTGATCTTCACCTTCCTCGGGTTCTGGCTGGTCCGGGCCAAGCTGACGCCCAAGGACAAGATTTCCCTGGACGTGGACTGGTTCTATCGCCGCCTGGCCCCCTACCTGCGCCGGGTCTTCATCGGCTGGGTGAATGTCTTCTTTGACACCGCTGAACGGCTGAGCTTTCGCTTCGCCGACTTCGTATCTTTTCTTTCTTCCGACCCCATGCATGTCCTGCGCACCCTGCAACGGCCGCTGCGCGACTTCGACGCGGACGCCGACCGACCGCCCCTGAGCACGCCCATCACCCTGACCCTGCTGGTCACCGTGGCCGTGGCAGCCTGGAGCCTCTGGCGCTGA
- a CDS encoding HigA family addiction module antitoxin encodes MIRRPTHPGQILREDYLAPLNLSVSHVASRLGISRSRLSALLNEQGSVSPDLALRLASALNTSPDLWLNLQRNYDLWVSENASFYGITFFFT; translated from the coding sequence ATGATCCGTAGACCAACCCATCCCGGGCAAATTTTGCGGGAGGACTATCTCGCCCCCTTGAATCTTTCAGTATCCCATGTGGCTTCAAGATTGGGGATATCCAGGAGCCGCCTTTCCGCTCTTTTAAACGAGCAAGGATCTGTTTCACCCGACTTGGCCCTTCGTCTCGCGAGTGCGTTGAACACTTCTCCTGATCTGTGGCTGAATCTCCAACGAAATTACGATCTCTGGGTTTCCGAGAACGCCTCTTTTTACGGCATTACATTCTTTTTCACATAA
- the mbhE gene encoding hydrogen gas-evolving membrane-bound hydrogenase subunit E codes for MKTLQYFLLLAFLGILIVAVTNLPPRGDVTAPVHQHVNPAGTVVAGTYFIQNAYKDTKTPNMVTVILADYRAFDTLGEVIVVFAGGIACFFILNVGRRKP; via the coding sequence TTGAAAACACTTCAATATTTCCTCCTTCTGGCCTTTCTGGGCATTTTGATCGTCGCGGTCACGAACCTGCCGCCCCGGGGCGACGTCACCGCGCCGGTGCACCAGCACGTCAACCCCGCGGGTACTGTGGTTGCTGGGACCTACTTCATCCAAAACGCCTATAAAGACACCAAGACCCCAAACATGGTCACGGTCATCCTCGCCGATTACCGGGCATTTGATACCCTGGGCGAGGTCATCGTTGTTTTTGCCGGCGGCATTGCCTGCTTTTTCATCCTGAACGTCGGGAGAAGAAAGCCATGA